The following coding sequences lie in one Leucoraja erinacea ecotype New England chromosome 20, Leri_hhj_1, whole genome shotgun sequence genomic window:
- the mfsd13al gene encoding transmembrane protein 180-like isoform X3 has translation MVWNAFNDPLFGYLQDNSRLPCCSQRRLSILYGAPLYAAAFLLPWFPWREYTEGDWLCGLHLLVALCAYDGMLTFVLLAQCSLFAEISNLHESRLQLIKYNQVASIAGSSSVLFCGLLSNNMENFSHFQLVVLSVAALALACMVYSGQHCVSQYEQGERSAKDMANNAPNLSWSSIFYLTKQIVTQRNFVLFVSMNFFQVFHLAFLNNFMMIFADQLIPRNLLPTMAKSIMYGAGFICPQLLVLSSHSLLKKYGYYKIILSVFYLELCSATVMLILGPSHYYLLSFFLVGNMVMVSAAFSLFNLPLADIIDADLQKYKRSFPLSSMVFGTNALFTKPAQSLAPMLVVTILNQYDYEKLKDIATLTNQSGLEDLHRVMFGLVCLTPMCIALLQILAWTPFSIRESHADVPKYLDS, from the exons ATGGTGTGGAACGCCTTCAACGATCCGCTCTTTGGCTACTTGCAGGACAACTCCAGGCTACCATGTTGCTCACAGCGTCGCCTCTCCATCCTGTACGGCGCCCCACTCTACGCTGCCGCCTTCCTGTTGCCGTGGTTTCCCTGGCGGGAATACACGGAGGGTGACTGGCTGTGCGGGCTGCACCTGCTGGTGGCTCTGTGTGCCTATGACGGGATGCTCACCTTTGTGCTTCTGGCCCAATGCTCGCTCTTCGCTGAGATCTCCAACCTGCACGAGAGCCGGTTACAGCTCATCAAATACAACCAGGTGGCCTCCATCGCCGGCTCCTCCAGCGTCCTCTTCTGCGGCCTCCTCTCCAACAACATGGAGAACTTCTCCCACTTCCAGCTCGTCGTCCTCTCTGTGGCCGCGCTGGCCCTCGCCTGCATGGTCTACAGCGGGCAGCATTGCGTCAGTCAATACGAGCAGGGCGAGAGGTCGGCCAAGGACATGGCGAACAACGCCCCCAACCTCTCCTGGAGCTCCATCTTCTACCTCACCAAACAGATCGTCACCCAGAGGAACTTCGTCCTGTTCGTCAGCATGAACTTCTTCCAGGTCTTCCACCTGGCCTTCCTCAACAACTTCATGATGATCTTCGCTGACCAGCTCATCCCCCGCAATCTGCTGCCGACCATGGCGAAGAGCATCATGTACGGAGCTGGCTTCATCTGTCCCCAG CTCTTGGTTCTCAGCAGCCATTCACTGTTGAAGAAGTATGGTTATTACAAAATCATCCTCTCTGTCTTCTATCTGGAGTTGTGCAGTGCGACGGTCATGCTGATTTTGGGTCCATCTCATTACTACCTGTTGTCTTTCTTCCTCGTTGGGAACAT GGTGATGGTATCGGCAGCCTTCAGCCTCTTTAACTTGCCTCTGGCGGATATTATTGACGCCGACCTTCAGAAGTATAAACGCAG CTTCCCGCTGTCTTCCATGGTGTTCGGAACCAACGCCCTGTTTACAAAGCCGGCCCAGTCTCTAGCACCCATGCTGGTTGTAACCATACTTAATCAGTATGACTACGAGAAACTGAAGGACATCGCTACACTGACTAACCAAAG TGGCCTGGAGGATCTTCACCGTGTCATGTTTGGGCTTGTCTGCCTGACGCCAATGTGCATCGCGCTCCTGCAGATCCTCGCCTGGACTCCTTTCTCTATCCGGGAGAGCCACGCTGACGTGCCCAAGTACCTCGACTCCTAA
- the mfsd13al gene encoding transmembrane protein 180-like isoform X2, with amino-acid sequence MGWLGIQQNALAFSFTTLAAGLMNNILSFYYVKLFLNRYKISEGDFQQAQVIFMVWNAFNDPLFGYLQDNSRLPCCSQRRLSILYGAPLYAAAFLLPWFPWREYTEGDWLCGLHLLVALCAYDGMLTFVLLAQCSLFAEISNLHESRLQLIKYNQVASIAGSSSVLFCGLLSNNMENFSHFQLVVLSVAALALACMVYSGQHCVSQYEQGERSAKDMANNAPNLSWSSIFYLTKQIVTQRNFVLFVSMNFFQVFHLAFLNNFMMIFADQLIPRNLLPTMAKSIMYGAGFICPQLLVLSSHSLLKKYGYYKIILSVFYLELCSATVMLILGPSHYYLLSFFLVGNMVMVSAAFSLFNLPLADIIDADLQKYKRSFPLSSMVFGTNALFTKPAQSLAPMLVVTILNQYDYEKLKDIATLTNQSGLEDLHRVMFGLVCLTPMCIALLQILAWTPFSIRESHADVPKYLDS; translated from the exons ATGGGCTGGCTGGGGATCCAGCAGAATGCGCTGGCTTTCTCCTTCACCACGCTGGCCGCTGGCCTCATGAACAACATCCTCAGCTTCTACTATGTCAAGCTCTTCTTAAACCGCTACAAGATTTCTGAGGGAGATTTTCAACAGGCGCAG GTGATCTTCATGGTGTGGAACGCCTTCAACGATCCGCTCTTTGGCTACTTGCAGGACAACTCCAGGCTACCATGTTGCTCACAGCGTCGCCTCTCCATCCTGTACGGCGCCCCACTCTACGCTGCCGCCTTCCTGTTGCCGTGGTTTCCCTGGCGGGAATACACGGAGGGTGACTGGCTGTGCGGGCTGCACCTGCTGGTGGCTCTGTGTGCCTATGACGGGATGCTCACCTTTGTGCTTCTGGCCCAATGCTCGCTCTTCGCTGAGATCTCCAACCTGCACGAGAGCCGGTTACAGCTCATCAAATACAACCAGGTGGCCTCCATCGCCGGCTCCTCCAGCGTCCTCTTCTGCGGCCTCCTCTCCAACAACATGGAGAACTTCTCCCACTTCCAGCTCGTCGTCCTCTCTGTGGCCGCGCTGGCCCTCGCCTGCATGGTCTACAGCGGGCAGCATTGCGTCAGTCAATACGAGCAGGGCGAGAGGTCGGCCAAGGACATGGCGAACAACGCCCCCAACCTCTCCTGGAGCTCCATCTTCTACCTCACCAAACAGATCGTCACCCAGAGGAACTTCGTCCTGTTCGTCAGCATGAACTTCTTCCAGGTCTTCCACCTGGCCTTCCTCAACAACTTCATGATGATCTTCGCTGACCAGCTCATCCCCCGCAATCTGCTGCCGACCATGGCGAAGAGCATCATGTACGGAGCTGGCTTCATCTGTCCCCAG CTCTTGGTTCTCAGCAGCCATTCACTGTTGAAGAAGTATGGTTATTACAAAATCATCCTCTCTGTCTTCTATCTGGAGTTGTGCAGTGCGACGGTCATGCTGATTTTGGGTCCATCTCATTACTACCTGTTGTCTTTCTTCCTCGTTGGGAACAT GGTGATGGTATCGGCAGCCTTCAGCCTCTTTAACTTGCCTCTGGCGGATATTATTGACGCCGACCTTCAGAAGTATAAACGCAG CTTCCCGCTGTCTTCCATGGTGTTCGGAACCAACGCCCTGTTTACAAAGCCGGCCCAGTCTCTAGCACCCATGCTGGTTGTAACCATACTTAATCAGTATGACTACGAGAAACTGAAGGACATCGCTACACTGACTAACCAAAG TGGCCTGGAGGATCTTCACCGTGTCATGTTTGGGCTTGTCTGCCTGACGCCAATGTGCATCGCGCTCCTGCAGATCCTCGCCTGGACTCCTTTCTCTATCCGGGAGAGCCACGCTGACGTGCCCAAGTACCTCGACTCCTAA
- the cdr2b gene encoding cerebellar degeneration-related protein 2 has translation MLTDRILEEFERREDPRFQQRREMEHDLQLAAELGKALLDRNTELEEALQQMYSTNQEQIQEIEYLTKQVEFLRQMNEQHTKVYEQLDVSARELEMTNQKLVVEGKASENKIASLTETVDSLQSQVDDLQQQMEELKTSSRQELLEQRRLAQSFPCLTELYDSHTSQSQVHALEEEGSRLRRCVSGLRAQLCTERRRAEGLEQERLQVLRECGGLQRGVATMHHYCQRLGELEASVGELRRRSRELHGGAALLLWVEGEGETEEVEGESPVEEAEAEGKSGGDEGDGHELTCARRTEAVRRRGASLLNEVDAQYGALQRKYDRLLQRCQRPGHTSSHKAVQTPGEAQTAPSCEDGQPEYKALFQQIFSCIQRTKEEISEGRSRYRAVCWRHARVEQQQQQQLQLEE, from the exons ATGCTGACCGACAGGATACTGGAGGAGTTCGAGCGGCGGGAGGATCCGCggttccagcagcggcgggagaTGGAGCACG ACCTGCAACTAGCGGCAGAGCTGGGCAAGGCGCTGCTGGATCGCAACACGGAGCTGGAAGAGGCCCTGCAGCAGATGTACAGCACCAACCAGGAGCAGATCCAGGAGATCGAG TACCTCACAAAACAAGTGGAGTTCCTGCGGCAGATGAACGAACAACACACCAAGGTTTACGAGCAGCTTGATGTGTCGGCGAGGGAGCTGGAGATGACCAACCAGAAACTGGTCGTGGAGGGCAAAGCTTCGGAGAATAAGATAGCCAG TTTGACTGAGACGGTGGACAGCCTGCAGTCCCAGGTCGACGACCTCCAGCAGCAGATGGAGGAGTTGAAGACCAGTTCGCGGCAGGAGCTGCTGGAGCAGCGACGGTTGGCACAGAGCTTCCCCTGCCTGACCGAGCTGTACGACTCGCACAC GTCTCAGTCACAGGTCCATGCGTTGGAGGAGGAGGGGTCCCGGCTGCGGCGCTGCGTGTCTGGGCTGCGGGCTCAGCTGTGTACGGAGCGGCGGAGAGCagaggggctggagcaggagcGTCTGCAGGTGCTGCGGGAGTGTGGCGGGCTGCAGCGGGGAGTGGCCACCATGCACCACTACTGCCAGCGGCTGGGCGAGCTGGAAGCCAGTGTGGGAGAGCTGCGGCGCAGGAGCCGTGAGCTGCACGGGGGCGCGGCGCTGCTgctgtgggtggagggggaaggggagacggaggaggtggagggggagagccCGGTGGAGGAGGCAGAGGCTGAGGGGAAGAGTGGCGGGGATGAGGGTGATGGGCACGAACTGACCTGCGCCCGCCGGACGGAGGCAGTGCGGCGCCGCGGTGCCTCGCTCCTCAACGAGGTCGACGCACAGTATGGCGCGCTGCAGCGCAAGTACGACCGGCTGCTGCAACGCTGCCAGCGCCCCGGGCACACGAGCAGCCACAAGGCGGTGCAGACCCCCGGCGAGGCCCAGACCGCGCCCTCTTGTGAGGACGGGCAGCCTGAATACAAGGCCCTCTTCCAGCAGATCTTCAGCTGCATCCAGCGCACCAAGGAGGAGATCAGTGAGGGGCGCTCGCGTTACCGGGCTGTCTGCTGGCGCCATGCACGggtagagcagcagcagcagcagcagctacagTTGGAGGAGTAG
- the mfsd13al gene encoding transmembrane protein 180-like isoform X1 — MQQKMGWLGIQQNALAFSFTTLAAGLMNNILSFYYVKLFLNRYKISEGDFQQAQVIFMVWNAFNDPLFGYLQDNSRLPCCSQRRLSILYGAPLYAAAFLLPWFPWREYTEGDWLCGLHLLVALCAYDGMLTFVLLAQCSLFAEISNLHESRLQLIKYNQVASIAGSSSVLFCGLLSNNMENFSHFQLVVLSVAALALACMVYSGQHCVSQYEQGERSAKDMANNAPNLSWSSIFYLTKQIVTQRNFVLFVSMNFFQVFHLAFLNNFMMIFADQLIPRNLLPTMAKSIMYGAGFICPQLLVLSSHSLLKKYGYYKIILSVFYLELCSATVMLILGPSHYYLLSFFLVGNMVMVSAAFSLFNLPLADIIDADLQKYKRSFPLSSMVFGTNALFTKPAQSLAPMLVVTILNQYDYEKLKDIATLTNQSGLEDLHRVMFGLVCLTPMCIALLQILAWTPFSIRESHADVPKYLDS; from the exons ATGCAGCAGAAGATGGGCTGGCTGGGGATCCAGCAGAATGCGCTGGCTTTCTCCTTCACCACGCTGGCCGCTGGCCTCATGAACAACATCCTCAGCTTCTACTATGTCAAGCTCTTCTTAAACCGCTACAAGATTTCTGAGGGAGATTTTCAACAGGCGCAG GTGATCTTCATGGTGTGGAACGCCTTCAACGATCCGCTCTTTGGCTACTTGCAGGACAACTCCAGGCTACCATGTTGCTCACAGCGTCGCCTCTCCATCCTGTACGGCGCCCCACTCTACGCTGCCGCCTTCCTGTTGCCGTGGTTTCCCTGGCGGGAATACACGGAGGGTGACTGGCTGTGCGGGCTGCACCTGCTGGTGGCTCTGTGTGCCTATGACGGGATGCTCACCTTTGTGCTTCTGGCCCAATGCTCGCTCTTCGCTGAGATCTCCAACCTGCACGAGAGCCGGTTACAGCTCATCAAATACAACCAGGTGGCCTCCATCGCCGGCTCCTCCAGCGTCCTCTTCTGCGGCCTCCTCTCCAACAACATGGAGAACTTCTCCCACTTCCAGCTCGTCGTCCTCTCTGTGGCCGCGCTGGCCCTCGCCTGCATGGTCTACAGCGGGCAGCATTGCGTCAGTCAATACGAGCAGGGCGAGAGGTCGGCCAAGGACATGGCGAACAACGCCCCCAACCTCTCCTGGAGCTCCATCTTCTACCTCACCAAACAGATCGTCACCCAGAGGAACTTCGTCCTGTTCGTCAGCATGAACTTCTTCCAGGTCTTCCACCTGGCCTTCCTCAACAACTTCATGATGATCTTCGCTGACCAGCTCATCCCCCGCAATCTGCTGCCGACCATGGCGAAGAGCATCATGTACGGAGCTGGCTTCATCTGTCCCCAG CTCTTGGTTCTCAGCAGCCATTCACTGTTGAAGAAGTATGGTTATTACAAAATCATCCTCTCTGTCTTCTATCTGGAGTTGTGCAGTGCGACGGTCATGCTGATTTTGGGTCCATCTCATTACTACCTGTTGTCTTTCTTCCTCGTTGGGAACAT GGTGATGGTATCGGCAGCCTTCAGCCTCTTTAACTTGCCTCTGGCGGATATTATTGACGCCGACCTTCAGAAGTATAAACGCAG CTTCCCGCTGTCTTCCATGGTGTTCGGAACCAACGCCCTGTTTACAAAGCCGGCCCAGTCTCTAGCACCCATGCTGGTTGTAACCATACTTAATCAGTATGACTACGAGAAACTGAAGGACATCGCTACACTGACTAACCAAAG TGGCCTGGAGGATCTTCACCGTGTCATGTTTGGGCTTGTCTGCCTGACGCCAATGTGCATCGCGCTCCTGCAGATCCTCGCCTGGACTCCTTTCTCTATCCGGGAGAGCCACGCTGACGTGCCCAAGTACCTCGACTCCTAA